In Chaetodon auriga isolate fChaAug3 chromosome 9, fChaAug3.hap1, whole genome shotgun sequence, the genomic window AACAATGATAACAGACCTACTTTTTCGAAAGAGGTTTATTCTGCGATATTacaagaaaatgttgttttggatACAGTTGTAATTAAAGTCCAAGCAACTGATCTAGACGAGGGAAGTAATGGCGGTGTTGAGTACGCCTTTGCTGGTGACGTTAACTCTAAGGTGTTGGAGCTATTTAGTCTTGACAGAAATACAGGCGAAATTCGAGTAAACGGACAAATTGATTATGagacagctgatgttttcaaGTTAGACGTCCAAGCCTCTGACAAAGGTCAGCCTCCGATGACAACGGACTGTAGAGTTATAATAAAGATCCAAGATGTCAACGACAATAAACCAGAAATAGAAGTGACATCAATATCTAGTATGGTCCCAGAGGATTCAAAACAGGGGACTGTGATCTCTCTTATCAGTGTTACAGACTTTGATTCTGGGCTGAATGGCAAAGTCATATGCAGTCTGACGGGGAATGTACCATTTGAATTAAAACCGTCTTTCAAAGAAAATATGTATTCATTAGTGACGACAGAAACACTGGACAGGGAAACTGTGACACATTATGACATTTCAATAACAGCTTCTGACTGTGGTGAGCCTCCACTGTCCACATTCAAAACTTTGACCATCCAAGTGTCAGATGTGAATGATAACATCCCAGAGTTCTCACACAGTCCCCTGGAATTATACTTGACTGAGAACAATGCTCCTGGCGCATCAATATTTTCTGTGAGTGCATGTGATAAAGACTTACAGGACAATGCTGCAGTGTCCTATCATATAGTTAGAGGACAAGGCGGACATCATGATATGGCATCATTTCTGAATATAAATTCAGAAAATGGACAAATATCTGCACTAAAAAGTTTCGactttgaaacagtgaaaactttCCAGTTCCAAGTTGTTGCCACTGATTCTGGAACTCCGTCACTGAGCAGCAACGTCACAGTGAACGTGTTCATTCTGGATCAGAACGACAACGCTCCAGTCATCCTGTATCCACTCAGCTCCAACGGTtctgctgaaggtgtggaggagatTCCCCGCAATGTCAACGCAGGACACCTGGTGACCAAAGTCAGAGCCTATGACGCTGATATAGGATATAACGGCTGGTTactcttttcactgcaggaagtcactgaccACAGTCTCTTTGGTTTGGACCGCTATACAGGACAGATCAGAACACTTCGctcattcacagagacagacgaggctGAGCACAAACTGCTCATACTGGTCAAAGACAATGGCAACGTTTCCCTCTCAGCAACAGCTACTGTGATTGTCAAAGTTGTGGAGCCCAAAGAGGCTTTTGCAGCTTCTGATGTTAAAAGTGCAGCAACGGTTGAAGAGGGGAATGATGTGACTTTTTATCTGATGATAACTTTGGGCtcagtttcagttctttttatcATCAGTATCATCGTGCTGATTGCAATGCAGTGCTCCAAATCAACAGACTATACTTCTAAATATCTACAGGAAACTAATTATGATGGgacactgtgtcacagcatcCAGTACAGATCAGGAGACAAGCGTTACATGTTAGTTGGACCCAGAATGAGTATAGGATCTACTATAGTCCCTGGCAGCCATGCGAATACACTGGTGCTccctgacaggaggaggacatcTGGAGAGGTAAGAGCTTGAAAGCAAACATCAGCAAATACCGTTTTTTGCCTGGTTGTGaccgctgtccgtggtgctgaagtgcttttgtttttctcttttgaagCAAATAGAAGATTTAACTACAGAAAATGTAGTTTTGTTTTGGGTAGTTTGTTTCTGACTGTTAACAATTATAAATAGTCCAAGAAATTTCAGTTAATAACGGAGTGGAATTTATGAAGTTGATGGTTTTTCTGCTCAGTTGTGTGAGCAGTTTGTGTCTGTTATATTGTTGAAATACTGGGGGAAGTTTGACTGAAAGACCTTCCACGCAAACATACACTTAGACACCTGATTGTGACTGCTTTCCATGACTAATGCAACACATTCACCATCTCTGTTAAAACAGGATAATACACAAGTGATAATAATGTTTGTGAAATAGATTAACTTTTATTGTTAAGACTGCTGTACTGGAAATTAGGAGCTTCGGGGAATAAAAATATCAGAATCTTTTGGAAGCAATCTATGAGACTGCAAACATGTTCAAATGTTAAAATCGAGTTTGATTTTCAAGATCATGTATTTTATTGTGTTGCAGTTAGTGTACATTAATTTCAGGACATCACAACTGTGATTGGGGAAAATTCGTATATCCTTGAAAATACGTGTATATAATCTATTACTTCACAATGATGACCTCTGGGTGTCACTGCAATATTGGGAAACGAAAGGAGTCTTTGTCCCTCCCCTGAAAAAGCTTTTGTTTGTCATGAGCAGACAGGCATTTGAAGCAAGCACGCCAGCCGAAGGATTCATGTTGCACATTTTTTAACTATGCGATTCTGAGCGGGGTAGAAATAGGTATTATTGAGGCAGCAACAGCCGTTCTTGTGATTTCACTGCGTTGTACTACCATAATGGGGACTGAAGTAAAAAGTCGAACAAGGGATTGTAACTGGTTTGCTTTTCATTCGGCTCTACTGCTGTTTCTCGGAGGGCAGGCTTTTGCTCAGATAAGATACTCCGTtccagaggaggtgaaagaaggAACTGTGGTTGGAAATGTTGCGAAGGATCTTGGCCTTGACATCACCTCTTTGGTTGACCGACGGTTCCGTGTTGTGTCTGGATCTAAGGAAACATTTTTTGAGGTAAACCAGGACAATGGGGCACTCTATGTCCTTAAGAAAATCgacagagaggagctctgtcaGGGCAGCGGTGCATGTCTACTGGAGCTAAAAATCCTAGTCGAGAATCCTTTGGAAATGCACCACGTAATTGTAGAAATTACAGATGTAAATGATCATTCTCCTAGTTTTCCCCAAAAAGAACAGAGATTTACAATAGCCGAGCATACGTTGCCAGGAAGACGATTTCAACTGCACACAGCTCGTGATCCCGATGCTGGAATTAATTCGATTCGCACGTACACTTTAACgtcaaatgaacattttgaagTAGACATTCGACAAAGCGATGAGGAAAAAATACCATTTTTAGTGCTGAAGAAATCGTTagacagagaacaaaaggaCAAACACACGCTACTGGttacagcagctgatggaggtaAACCTCAAAGATCAGGGGCATTAAATGTTTCTATTGTTGTTCTTGACAGTAATGACAATCGTCCAATGTTTAGTCAGGAGATTTATCAAATCTCTATAAAAGAAAATGTTCCAATCGGCACCTCAATATTTAGACTGAATGCTACGGATCCCGATGAAGGCACCAACAGCGAAATTGAGTACAGCCTTggagaaactctgaagaaaaaaGTCTATGACATTTTTGAATTGGACAAATTAACTGGGGTGATTACAGTAAAAGGAATAGTGGACTATGAAGAAAATGACGTTTACAAACTCGATGTGGAGGCATCCGATAAAGGAACACCTCCACTGACAGGTGAGTGTAGAGTCATTATGAAGATAATAGATGTCAATGATAATCCACCAGAAATTGAAGTAACATCACTGTCAAATACAGTGTCTGAAGATTCAAAACCTGGTACAGTTATTTCACTACTTAGTGTGACAGATAAAGACTCCGGTGTGAATGGAAAAATAATATCAAGCATAACATCTGATGTGCCTTTTGAACTAAAACCTTCTTATAAAGAAAACATATATTCAGTTGTCACGACGGGATTTCTGGATCGAGAGGAGGTGTCACATtatgaaataacaataaaagccACTGATTGTGGTGAACCTCCCTTATCAACTTATAAAGCTCTCAACATTCAGATAtcagatgtgaatgacaacagACCATTTTTCTATCAAAATCCATTACAGTTTTATCTAGTCGAAAATAACGTTGCTGGAGCATCAATATTCTCTGTAAGCGCAACGGACATTGACGAGAATGACAATGCAGCAATTTCTTACCATGTTGttagaggaggaagtgaaaatgaTGTAACATCATTCCTAAATGTAAACTCTGACAACGGACACATCACCGCGCTAAAAAGTTTCGactttgaaacagtgaaaactttCCAGTTCCAAGTTGTTGCCACTGATTCTGGAACTCCGTCACTGAGCAGCAACGTCACAGTGAACGTGTTCATTCTGGATCAGAACGACAACGCTCCAGTCATCCTGTATCCACTCAGCTCCAACGGTTCTGctgaaagtgtggaggagatTCCACGCAATGTCAACGCAGGACACCTGGTGACCAAAGTCAGAGCCTATGACGCTGATATAGGATATAACGGCTGGTTactcttttcactgcaggaagtcactgaccACAGTCTCTTTGGTTTGGATCGCTATACAGGACAGATCAGAACACTTCGctcattcacagagacagacgaggctGAGCATAAACTGCTCATACTGGTCAAAGACAATGGCAACGTTTCCCTCTCAGCAACAGCTACTGTGATTGTCAAAATTGTGGAGCCCAAAGAGGCTTTTGCAGCTTCTGATGTTAAAAGTGCAGCAACGGTTGAAGAGGGGAATGATGTGACTTTTTATTTGATGATAACTTTGGGCtcagtttcagttctttttatcATCAGTATCATCGTGCTGATTGCGATGCAGTGCTCCAAATCTACAGACTATACTTCCAAATATCTACAAGAGACTAATTATGATGGgacactgtgtcacagcatcCAGTACAGATCAGGAGACAAGCGGTACATGTTAGTTGGACCCAGAATGAGTATTGGATCTACTATAGTCCCTGGCAGCCATGCGAATACACTAGTGCTGCCTGACAGGAGACGTCCATCCGGAGAGGTAAGAGCTCAAAACAATGTGATACACAACACATAATATGCATTCTGGTCTGTTACTGTTTTTTGGTCAATGGCACATTTCGTTTTTATCACGTTCCTAAAGCCCATAGTTCACACAATACTACCAAACATCTAAAATCAAAGTCGACCAAACTACAAGTCTGATTTAGCTCATTATTTGAATCTTCATACAGCATGTACGCAATATTGTGTAAACAGTTTTGAGTGAAAGTTGTTTGAATCTGTTGAAGTTCAGTGTTAACATTGTCCAGGAGAGTTATTGTGACATAGAATAGTGGTCGCGTTTTACAGATTCTCTTGATAGCGTGAAGATTCTGCATATTGCTGGATTATTATTCCACTGTCGTCGTACCCTTTCCACTATAATTAACGTTTACGCATATGAAGACATGTAGGGATT contains:
- the LOC143325537 gene encoding protocadherin alpha-8-like isoform X30, translated to MMSWSRPLLFFLLFCFGELALAQIKYSTPEEVKVGAIIGNVAKDLGLDVSSLTNRRFRIVSGAQDALFEVNPNNGVLYVHNNLDREQLCDGNGACLVDLKIVVENPLEIHYVTVEITDANDHAPTFVEKEKVIEIAESTSPGARFQLPGARDPDVGINSVQRYKLSQNENFHLEIRDRGEDKIPFLVLQRHLDREQKTNHSLILTAMDGGTPLKSANLNLTIKVLDNNDNRPTFSKEVYSAILQENVVLDTVVIKVQATDLDEGSNGGVEYAFAGDVNSKVLELFSLDRNTGEIRVNGQIDYETADVFKLDVQASDKGQPPMTTDCRVIIKIQDVNDNKPEIEVTSISSMVPEDSKQGTVISLISVTDFDSGLNGKVICSLTGNVPFELKPSFKENMYSLVTTETLDRETVTHYDISITASDCGEPPLSTFKTLTIQVSDVNDNIPEFSHSPLELYLTENNAPGASIFSVSACDKDLQDNAAVSYHIVRGQGGHHDMASFLNINSENGQISALKSFDFETVKTFQFQVVATDSGTPSLSSNVTVNVFILDQNDNAPVILYPLSSNGSAEGVEEIPRNVNAGHLVTKVRAYDADIGYNGWLLFSLQEVTDHSLFGLDRYTGQIRTLRSFTETDEAEHKLLILVKDNGNVSLSATATVIVKVVEPKEAFAASDVKSAATVEEGNDVTFYLMITLGSVSVLFIISIIVLIAMQCSKSTDYTSKYLQETNYDGTLCHSIQYRSGDKRYMLVGPRMSIGSTIVPGSHANTLVLPDRRRTSGEPKVPSADWRYSASLRAGGVMQSSVHMEESSVMQGAQGVLVQNWPTASSAADAEGGEVSPPMGAGVDSNSWHFRYGPGGPGAPPQHLKPGEVPPEAFIIPGSPAIISIRQNQGGEDDKSDFITFGKKEEAKKKKKKKKEKKDKKDKGKDDGDE